A single genomic interval of Microbacterium sp. BLY harbors:
- the secA gene encoding preprotein translocase subunit SecA gives MANPLEKLLRAGEGRIIRRLNQVVKAVNALEEDISQLTDDELRNETAELRARYEKGETLDQLMPEAFAAVREAAKRTLGMRAYDVQIMGGAALHLGNIAEMKTGEGKTLVATFPAYLNAIAGKGVHVITVNDFLASYQAELMGRVYRALGMTTGIIVSGQTPAVRREQYAADITYGTNNEFGFDYLRDNMAWRKEDLVQREHYFAIVDEVDSILIDEARTPLIISGPSSGEANRWFAEFAKIARTLVAGEDYEVDEKKRTVGVLEPGIEKVEDYLGIDNLYESANTPLISFLNNSIKALALFKKDTDYVVMNDEVMIVDEHTGRILVGRRYNEGIHQAIEAKEGVPVKAENQTLATVTLQNYFRLYEKLAGMTGTAETEAAEFMSTYKLGVIPIPTNKPMIRKDQPDLVYKNEAAKFAQVVEDIAERHASGQPVLVGTTSVEKSEYLSRLLAKKGVKHEVLNAKNHAREAEIVARAGRLGAVTVATNMAGRGTDIMLGGNAEFLAVQELKAKGLDPVETPEEYEVAWDETYEAMKKVVEEEAAKVIEAGGLYVLGTERHESRRIDNQLRGRSGRQGDPGESRFYLSLTDDLMRLFQSGAAEAILARTNFPDDVPIESGLVSRAIRSAQSQVEARNAEMRKNVLKYDDVLNRQREAIYADRRHILQGDDIADRVQHFIEDAISGVVRDHTGEGHNESWDFDALWTELKTLYPVSVTIDEVVSEAADRKGGITAEGLTRELLSDAKIAYEKREETLGEAATRELERRVVLQVLDRRWRDHLYEMDYLKDGIGLRAMAQRDPLIEYQREGYAMFQSMMGQIKEESVGYLYNLEVEVRRAGDAETAEVEAKGLANDGGDQRLEYSAANDAGEVEVRNDRGQVQQAATDRMRQAAARAQAPQDAEPEEAPRGAFGQRTEPAAPAAGNREQRRAQSKKKK, from the coding sequence GTGGCGAATCCTCTTGAGAAGCTGCTGCGTGCAGGTGAGGGGCGGATCATCCGCCGTCTGAACCAGGTGGTGAAGGCGGTGAACGCCCTCGAGGAGGACATCTCCCAGCTCACGGACGACGAGCTGCGCAACGAGACCGCGGAGTTGCGGGCCCGCTACGAGAAGGGCGAGACGCTCGATCAGCTCATGCCGGAGGCCTTCGCCGCCGTGCGCGAAGCCGCCAAGCGGACCCTGGGCATGCGCGCCTACGACGTGCAGATCATGGGTGGCGCGGCTCTCCATCTCGGCAACATCGCCGAGATGAAGACCGGTGAGGGCAAGACGCTCGTCGCGACGTTCCCCGCGTATCTCAACGCGATCGCCGGCAAGGGCGTGCACGTCATCACCGTGAACGACTTCCTCGCGAGCTACCAGGCCGAGCTGATGGGCCGCGTCTACCGCGCCCTCGGCATGACGACCGGCATCATCGTCTCCGGGCAGACCCCGGCGGTGCGCCGCGAGCAGTACGCCGCCGACATCACCTACGGCACGAACAACGAGTTCGGGTTCGACTACCTCCGCGACAACATGGCGTGGCGCAAGGAGGACCTCGTCCAGCGCGAGCACTATTTCGCGATCGTCGACGAGGTCGACTCGATCCTCATCGACGAGGCCCGCACGCCGCTCATCATCTCCGGCCCCTCGTCGGGCGAGGCCAACCGCTGGTTCGCGGAGTTCGCCAAGATCGCCCGCACCCTCGTCGCCGGGGAGGACTACGAGGTCGACGAGAAGAAGCGCACCGTCGGCGTGCTCGAGCCCGGTATCGAGAAGGTCGAGGACTACCTCGGCATCGACAACCTCTACGAGTCCGCGAACACGCCCCTCATCTCGTTCCTCAACAACTCGATCAAGGCGCTCGCGCTGTTCAAGAAGGACACCGACTACGTCGTGATGAACGACGAGGTCATGATCGTCGACGAGCACACGGGGCGCATCCTCGTCGGGCGCCGCTACAACGAGGGCATCCACCAGGCGATCGAGGCGAAGGAGGGCGTGCCGGTCAAGGCCGAGAACCAGACCCTCGCGACCGTGACGCTGCAGAACTACTTCCGCCTCTACGAGAAGCTCGCCGGCATGACCGGTACGGCTGAGACCGAGGCCGCCGAGTTCATGTCGACGTACAAGCTCGGCGTGATCCCGATCCCGACGAACAAGCCGATGATCCGCAAGGATCAGCCCGACCTCGTGTACAAGAACGAAGCGGCGAAGTTCGCGCAGGTGGTGGAGGACATCGCGGAGCGCCACGCGAGCGGCCAGCCCGTCCTCGTCGGCACCACGAGCGTCGAGAAGAGCGAGTACCTCTCGCGCCTCCTCGCGAAGAAGGGCGTCAAGCACGAGGTCCTCAACGCGAAGAACCACGCCCGCGAGGCCGAGATCGTCGCCCGCGCCGGCCGCCTCGGTGCGGTCACGGTCGCGACGAACATGGCCGGTCGAGGCACCGACATCATGCTCGGTGGCAACGCCGAGTTCCTCGCCGTGCAGGAGCTGAAGGCGAAGGGGCTCGACCCGGTCGAGACGCCGGAGGAGTACGAGGTCGCCTGGGACGAGACCTATGAGGCGATGAAGAAGGTCGTCGAGGAGGAGGCCGCCAAGGTCATCGAAGCCGGCGGCCTGTACGTGCTCGGCACCGAGCGCCACGAGTCGCGCCGCATCGACAACCAGCTGCGTGGTCGTTCCGGTCGTCAGGGCGACCCGGGTGAGAGCCGGTTCTATCTGAGCCTCACCGACGATCTCATGCGGCTGTTCCAGTCGGGCGCCGCCGAGGCGATCCTCGCCCGGACCAACTTCCCGGACGACGTGCCCATCGAGTCCGGCCTCGTCTCGCGTGCCATCCGCAGCGCGCAGTCGCAGGTCGAGGCCCGCAACGCCGAGATGCGCAAGAACGTCCTCAAGTACGACGACGTCCTGAACCGTCAGCGCGAGGCGATCTACGCCGACCGCCGCCACATCCTCCAGGGCGACGACATCGCGGACCGCGTGCAGCACTTCATCGAGGACGCCATCAGCGGCGTCGTTCGCGACCACACCGGCGAGGGTCACAACGAGAGCTGGGACTTCGACGCGCTCTGGACCGAGCTGAAGACCCTGTACCCGGTGAGCGTCACGATCGACGAGGTCGTCTCGGAGGCGGCCGACCGCAAGGGCGGCATCACCGCCGAGGGCCTCACGCGCGAACTGCTCTCGGACGCGAAGATCGCGTACGAGAAGCGGGAGGAGACGCTCGGTGAGGCCGCGACCCGGGAACTCGAGCGTCGCGTGGTCCTGCAGGTGCTCGACCGCCGCTGGCGTGACCACCTCTACGAGATGGACTACCTCAAGGACGGCATCGGCCTGCGCGCGATGGCGCAGCGCGACCCGCTCATCGAGTACCAGCGTGAGGGCTACGCGATGTTCCAGTCGATGATGGGGCAGATCAAGGAGGAGTCGGTCGGCTACCTCTACAACCTCGAGGTCGAGGTCCGTCGCGCCGGCGACGCCGAGACGGCGGAGGTCGAGGCCAAGGGGCTCGCGAACGACGGGGGAGACCAGCGCCTGGAGTACTCGGCTGCGAACGACGCCGGCGAGGTCGAGGTGCGCAACGACCGCGGGCAGGTGCAGCAGGCGGCGACCGATCGGATGCGTCAGGCCGCCGCGCGTGCACAGGCCCCGCAGGACGCGGAGCCGGAGGAGGCCCCGCGGGGCGCCTTCGGTCAGCGCACCGAACCGGCCGCCCCCGCCGCGGGCAACCGCGAGCAGCGCCGCGCGCAGAGCAAGAAGAAGAAGTAG
- a CDS encoding P-loop NTPase — translation MSVLVAVAAPRADELAAELEWEGVAARSLPSASPTAIVAALEPDVEAIIVPAVRAVLTPELLSACDRAGVRILSLGGNDSRAVARLGLAPPLDAGSAGWQIAAALSEAGQPTPSRPAPSNRVTAVWGPHGAPGRSTVAIQLAVEFARRGRSTALVDADTVAPALALLLGVDDDAPGLAGACRRAERGALDAAELTRLSARLTAGGTELDVLAGLNRPSRWPELSEARLQAALSVCRTWTEETVVDVSAAIDADDEATYDLVGPRRHAAASAVLGAADQVVAVASADPVGISRFLRDHAEVRRVVGQTPVQVVVNRVRPGPLGMDARRQIRGTLERFAGLTDVVFLPQDQRAVDTALLHGRPISEVAPRSALVAAIRRLAADLDPAAGADVTAGSSTGSSRGVRRLRSALAALAGSRGAGDRESAS, via the coding sequence GTGAGCGTCCTCGTCGCAGTGGCCGCTCCGCGCGCCGACGAGCTCGCCGCCGAACTCGAGTGGGAGGGCGTCGCCGCCCGGAGCCTCCCGTCCGCGTCGCCGACGGCGATCGTCGCTGCGCTGGAGCCGGACGTCGAGGCGATCATCGTGCCGGCCGTTCGCGCGGTGCTCACCCCGGAGCTGCTGTCCGCCTGCGATCGCGCGGGCGTGCGCATCCTCTCGCTGGGTGGGAACGACAGCCGGGCCGTGGCCCGCCTCGGCCTCGCGCCGCCTCTGGACGCCGGCTCGGCCGGCTGGCAGATCGCCGCGGCGCTCTCCGAGGCGGGCCAGCCCACGCCGTCCCGACCCGCGCCGTCGAACCGCGTCACCGCGGTGTGGGGTCCGCACGGGGCGCCCGGTCGGTCGACGGTCGCCATCCAGCTCGCTGTCGAGTTCGCTCGCCGCGGCCGGTCGACCGCCCTGGTGGACGCCGACACCGTTGCCCCCGCGCTCGCCCTGTTGCTGGGTGTCGACGACGACGCGCCCGGTCTCGCCGGCGCCTGCCGCCGCGCCGAGCGGGGAGCGCTGGACGCGGCCGAGCTCACCCGTCTGTCCGCGCGGCTCACCGCAGGAGGCACGGAACTCGATGTGCTCGCCGGGCTGAACCGCCCCAGCCGCTGGCCGGAACTGTCGGAGGCACGCCTGCAGGCCGCGCTGTCCGTGTGCCGGACGTGGACGGAGGAGACGGTCGTGGACGTGTCCGCCGCGATCGACGCGGACGACGAGGCCACGTACGATCTCGTCGGCCCGCGGCGCCACGCCGCGGCCTCGGCCGTGCTCGGCGCCGCCGACCAGGTCGTGGCGGTGGCGTCCGCAGATCCGGTCGGGATCAGCCGCTTCCTCCGCGACCATGCCGAAGTGCGCCGTGTCGTCGGCCAGACGCCGGTGCAGGTCGTGGTGAACAGGGTCCGTCCGGGACCGCTCGGGATGGACGCACGCCGACAGATCCGCGGCACGCTCGAGCGCTTCGCCGGTCTCACCGACGTCGTCTTCCTGCCCCAGGATCAGCGCGCGGTGGACACGGCCCTCCTGCACGGTCGCCCGATCTCCGAGGTCGCGCCCCGGTCGGCACTCGTCGCGGCCATCCGTCGGCTCGCCGCAGACCTCGACCCCGCCGCCGGGGCGGACGTCACTGCCGGTAGCTCGACAGGAAGTTCCCGAGGCGTTCGACGGCTTCGCTCAGCACTCGCGGCTCTGGCAGGGTCACGAGGCGCAGGTGATCGGGAGTCGGCCAGTTGA
- a CDS encoding pyridoxal phosphate-dependent aminotransferase, giving the protein MTPSRTFDQSSKLKNVLYEIRGNALVEAARLEAEGHRILKLNTGNPAIFGFDAPHQIVHDMLAALPTAHGYSESKGIVSARRAVVSRYEEIEGFPRFDPDDVYLGNGVSELITMTMQALLDEGDEVLIPAPDYPLWTAMTSLAGGTPVHYLCDEDDGWQPDLEDIRSKITPRTKALVIINPNNPTGVVYSREVLEGLVQIAREHQLLILSDEIYDRILFDDAVHIPTATLAPDLLCLTFNGLSKTYRVAGYRSGWMVITGPQDHAKGFIEGITLLASTRLCPNVPAQHAVQAALSGVQSIDALIAPTGRLHEQRDIAWEGLEAIPGVSCVKPQGALYAFPRLDPNVHEIRDDAQLVYDLLVSEHILLVQGTGFNWPTPDHLRLVTLPEPRVLSEAVERLGNFLSSYRQ; this is encoded by the coding sequence ATGACACCATCGCGCACCTTCGACCAGTCGTCGAAGCTCAAGAACGTCCTGTACGAGATCCGCGGAAACGCCCTCGTCGAGGCGGCGCGTTTGGAGGCCGAGGGCCACCGGATCCTCAAGCTCAACACGGGCAACCCCGCCATCTTCGGCTTCGACGCTCCGCACCAGATCGTCCACGACATGCTGGCCGCGCTGCCGACGGCGCACGGCTACAGCGAGAGCAAGGGCATCGTCTCCGCGCGGCGGGCCGTCGTGAGCCGGTACGAGGAGATCGAGGGGTTCCCGCGCTTCGATCCGGATGACGTCTACCTCGGCAACGGGGTCTCCGAACTCATCACCATGACGATGCAGGCGCTGCTGGACGAGGGCGACGAGGTCCTCATCCCCGCCCCCGACTATCCGCTCTGGACGGCGATGACGAGCCTCGCGGGCGGCACGCCGGTGCATTATCTGTGCGACGAGGACGACGGCTGGCAGCCGGACCTCGAGGACATCCGGTCGAAGATCACGCCGCGCACGAAGGCGCTCGTCATCATCAATCCGAACAACCCCACCGGCGTCGTCTACTCCCGCGAGGTGCTGGAGGGACTCGTGCAGATCGCGCGCGAGCACCAGCTGCTCATCCTGTCGGACGAGATCTACGATCGCATCCTCTTCGACGACGCCGTGCACATCCCGACGGCCACGCTCGCCCCCGACCTGCTCTGCCTCACCTTCAACGGTCTGTCCAAGACCTATCGCGTGGCGGGCTACCGGTCGGGGTGGATGGTCATCACGGGCCCGCAGGATCACGCCAAGGGGTTCATCGAGGGCATCACGCTGCTCGCGTCGACCCGGCTCTGCCCGAACGTCCCCGCCCAGCACGCCGTCCAGGCGGCGCTGTCCGGCGTGCAGTCGATCGACGCGCTCATCGCCCCGACCGGTCGGCTGCACGAGCAGCGGGACATCGCGTGGGAGGGGTTGGAGGCGATCCCCGGTGTGTCCTGCGTCAAGCCGCAGGGGGCGCTGTACGCCTTCCCGCGCCTGGACCCGAACGTGCATGAGATCCGCGACGATGCCCAGCTCGTCTACGACCTGCTGGTCTCCGAGCACATCCTCCTCGTGCAGGGCACCGGCTTCAACTGGCCGACTCCCGATCACCTGCGCCTCGTGACCCTGCCAGAGCCGCGAGTGCTGAGCGAAGCCGTCGAACGCCTCGGGAACTTCCTGTCGAGCTACCGGCAGTGA
- a CDS encoding SAF domain-containing protein yields MTALSRSPRRFRGDLRFVVGIALVLASIAGVWSLVTASDHSSPVLQARTTVVRGEVLRAADFEEVDVSLGPLTDEYLAPSQLVPGQIAARTLTEGELVPRSAATSAEDGRTTTVVIKSSVRIPEDVQAGTEVEVWQAPLGEDGRTFEDPRILVGDVVVRTVLEPDGLLAEGAAELEIVIDRGNVADVLAAVTGGAALSVVPVGAGS; encoded by the coding sequence ATGACCGCGCTCTCCCGTTCCCCTCGTCGCTTCCGCGGCGACCTCCGCTTCGTGGTGGGCATCGCCCTCGTCCTCGCCTCGATCGCCGGGGTCTGGTCGCTCGTCACCGCGTCGGACCACTCCTCCCCGGTCCTGCAGGCACGCACCACGGTCGTCCGTGGAGAAGTCCTCCGCGCCGCGGACTTCGAGGAGGTCGACGTGTCCCTCGGGCCTCTCACCGACGAGTACCTGGCTCCGTCACAGCTGGTTCCGGGACAGATCGCGGCGCGCACCCTGACCGAGGGCGAGCTCGTTCCGCGCTCGGCGGCGACCTCCGCGGAGGACGGCCGGACGACGACGGTGGTCATCAAGAGCAGCGTCAGGATCCCCGAGGATGTGCAGGCGGGCACCGAGGTGGAGGTCTGGCAGGCGCCGCTGGGCGAGGACGGACGCACCTTCGAGGACCCTCGCATCCTGGTCGGCGACGTCGTGGTCCGCACCGTCCTGGAACCCGACGGTCTGCTGGCGGAGGGGGCGGCAGAACTCGAGATCGTGATCGATCGCGGCAATGTCGCGGACGTGCTCGCCGCCGTCACCGGCGGAGCCGCGCTCTCCGTCGTCCCGGTCGGGGCCGGATCGTGA